In the Nocardia asteroides genome, CGATCCTGGAGCAGTACGTTCGGGCCGGTATCGGCACGCTCTGAGCGGTCACCTCGGAGTCAGGCTCGCGGCACCGCGTGGTGCAGGTCGTGATTCCGGGCGGCCAGGGCGCGGGCCCGCTCCTCGTCCACCCCGTCGCGGGCCCAGTCCGCGGCCAGCTCGCTCAGCCGGGCGAGCAGCTCGCTCAGTGCGGTGCGCGCGGCGGGAGCGTCGGCGGCGGCCGCCACCACGGCGGGGAGCGCGAGCAGGTAGTGGCAGGCCAGCAGCAGGTGTTCGGCGCCGACGGCATCGGCGCGGTCGGTGATCGGCGGGGGCAGGTGCGGCAGCGCGGCCCACGGCGGGGTGTCGATGAACTCGCGGAACGCCGCGAGCTGGGCGGCCAGCAGCTGCTCGGCCGAGCCGGTCCCGGCGCGCAGCTCCCCGCGCAGGATGTCGAAACGGTGTGCCCACCGCTGCAATTCGGCGTCGCGCACTTCCGGCCTCCTCCACCCGGCCATCTGAGGACGAGCGTCGTCCAATCTAGGGTCGCCTACGATGGGGGTCAAATGGTGAGGCCCAAAGTCGAGCGGAGCTACGCGGGGGTGAGCGCTGCCCAGCGGCGGTCGGGCCGGCGCGTCGCGCTGCTGCGCGAGGGGCGCCGGATCTGGGGCGAGTCCGGGCAGGCCGCGGTCACCGTGCGCGGGGTGTGCAAGGCCGCCGGACTCACCGACCGCTACTTCTACGAGCACTTCGCGAGCCGCGAGGAGCTGCTGGTCGCGATCGCCGACGAGGTGCGCGACCTGCTGCTCGGCACGCTGATCCAGGTCGGGCTGACCAGCCCGGGCAGCCCCGAGCAGCGGCTGCGGGCGGCGCTGCACGCCCTGCTCGAGGTGATCGCGACCGACCCGCACGTGCACCACATCGCGGCGGGCGAGCTCAGCCCGCTGCTGCTGGAGCGCCGCCGCTCCCTGCTCGCCACCATGGCCGCGATCGTGGTCGAGTACGCCCCCGCCCAGCTCGGGATCGAGCCGGACCCGCCGTCGCTGGCCC is a window encoding:
- a CDS encoding TetR/AcrR family transcriptional regulator, coding for MVRPKVERSYAGVSAAQRRSGRRVALLREGRRIWGESGQAAVTVRGVCKAAGLTDRYFYEHFASREELLVAIADEVRDLLLGTLIQVGLTSPGSPEQRLRAALHALLEVIATDPHVHHIAAGELSPLLLERRRSLLATMAAIVVEYAPAQLGIEPDPPSLARAALFVAGGLSQLVEAWLDGTLELSTGELAEHATGLILRALVP